Proteins encoded together in one Bos javanicus breed banteng chromosome 6, ARS-OSU_banteng_1.0, whole genome shotgun sequence window:
- the OSTC gene encoding oligosaccharyltransferase complex subunit OSTC translates to MESLYRVPFLVLECPNLKLKKPPWVHMPSAMTVYALVVVSYFLITGGIIYDVIVEPPSVGSVTDEHGHQRPVAFLAYRVNGQYIMEGLASSFLFTMGGLGFIILDRSNAPNIPKLNRFLLLFIGFVCVLLSFFMARVFMRMKLPGYLMG, encoded by the exons ATGGAGAGTTTGTACCGAGTCCCGTTCTTAGTGCTCGAATGCCCGAACCTGAAGCTGAAGAAGCCGCCCTGGGTGCACATGCCGTCGGCCATGACGGTGTACGCTCTGGTGGTGGTGTCTTACTTCCTCATTACCGGAG GAATCATTTATGATGTTATTGTTGAACCTCCAAGTGTCGGCTCAGTGACTGATGAACACGGGCATCAGAGACCAGTCGCTTTCTTGGCCTACAG agtAAATGGACAGTACATTATGGAAGGACTTGCATCCAGCTTCCTGTTTACAATGGGAGGTTTAGGTTTTATAATCCTGGACCGATCCAATGCACCAAACATTCCCAAACTCAATAGgtttcttcttttattcattgGATTCGTGTGTGTCCTATTGAGTTTTTTCATGGCTAGAGTATTCATGAGAATGAAGCTGCC GGGCTATCTGATGGGTTAG